The sequence below is a genomic window from Deltaproteobacteria bacterium HGW-Deltaproteobacteria-6.
CATCGCCGTCGGAAAGGCGGACAATAAAACGGATCGCCTCATCATCAGCCGAGATGGTGAATCTGCCCAGGCCTCTTTGCTGATCGGTCAAGGCCCGCTTCAGGATGGCAATCAGATCTTCTTCCGTAAACTGCTTGAGCAGCATCACGCGCGTCCGGGACAACAGGGGCGCGATAACTTCAAAGGAAGGATTTTCCGTGGTTGCGCCAATCAGGGTGATAAGCCCGCTTTCCACGTGGGGGAGAAAGGCGTCCTGCTGGGCTTTGTTGAAGCGATGGATTTCATCGACAAACAGAATGGTTTTTTGCTTTTTGGCTTCCCAGAGCTCCCGCGCATCGTCAATGACGGAGCGGATTTCCTTCACACCGGAGAGGACCGCTGAAAAACTGACAAAATTTGCCTTGGTTTCATTGGCCAGGATTCGCGCCAGGGTTGTTTTGCCTGCACCCGGCGGCCCCCAGAAAATCATTGAGAAAAGTTTATCTTCCGCAATGGCGCGCCGAAGCAGGGTTCCTTCGCCTATGAGGTGCGGCTGGCCGATGTAGTCGGCAAGCTTCTGCGGCCTCATTCTTTCAGCCAGCGGCGCCGTTTCCAGAGCGTCGCCTTCTGTCCCCAGGCTGAACAAATCCAGATTCTTCATGTTTGCCTCTTCGCTTTTTCAATCATTTCAATAATACTGGCCAGTTTATCCTTAGGTTCAGCGCCTGTAAAACGATTCCATTCGCCGGACGTCAGGCGCTCTTTGAGCAGCGTCTCTACATCAAAAGACTTAAACCAGCAGTGCATAATCCGTGCACAAGGCAAATCACCGGCTTCTTTCATGCAGTAGGCAAAGGTCATTTCATCGCCCAGTTTCGGGCAGCGGGTTAATTTATGGTCGTGTTCTGTTTTCATTCGGGCGTCAGCTTGACGAAAAAAAGAAAAGCCGTCAAGAAGTTTGTTATGATAGCCGAGGGCATGAACCCGACAGCTTGCTTTGGGTTCATGCCCGTGGTTTTCCCGGTGGCTCTGAAAATTATTGAAATGAACTCATTTAAGGCTTGGGGAAATCTTTAATGGCGTTCAATGCGCGATCAATTTCATGATCCGGCAGTTCGTAAGCCTCGAGTTTGCCGGCAAGGAAGGCATCGTAAGAAGCTAGATCCACCAAGCCGTGACCACTCCAGTTAAAGAGGATCACTTTTTCTTTGCCTTCTTCTTTGGCGCGCAGGGCTTCATCGACGACTGCCGCCAGAACATGGTTGGTTTCCGGCGCGGGGATAAAGCCTTCCGAACGCGCCCATTTAACGCCGGCGTCAAAGGTTTTCAACTGGTCGTAAGCGCGCGGTTCAACTAATTTTTCCCGAACCAGATGGCTGACGATAGGGGCCATGCCGTGGTAGCGCAAGCCGCCTGCGTGAATGGGAGCGGGAACATAATCGTGACCCAGTGTATACATCGGGAGCAGTGGCGTTGTTTTGGCCAGATCGCCGAAGTCATAAGCAAACGGCCCTTTGGTCATGGTGGGGCAGGATGAAGGTTCCGCACCGACCACATTCACCTGTTTGCCGTGGATTTTATCGCAGACAAACGGTGACGTGATACCGGCAAAGTTACTGCCGCCGCCGCAGCAGCCCATAACCACATCAGGATAGAGGCCAAGCTTCTGCATCTGCTTTTGCGCCTCCAGTCCGATAATCGACTGATAGAGCAGCACATGATTCAGCACGCTGCCTAATGCATATTTCGTATCTTTGCTGGTCACGCAGTCTTCAATGGCCTCGCTGATCGCAATGCCCAGGGAACCGGGGGAATCGGGGTGCTCGGCCAGAACATTGCGGCCGGCCTGGGTCAGATTGCTCGGGCTGGGAATACATTCAGCGCCCCAGGTGTTCATCATCATACGACGATAGGGTTTCTGTTCGTAGCTGACCTTGACCATGTAAACGCGGCATACCAGATCAAACATCTTGCAGGCCATGGAGAGAGCGCTGCCCCATTGACCGGCGCCTGTTTCCGTGGTGATCCGCTTGGTGCCGGCCATTTTATTGTAATAGGCCATCGGAATGGCGGCGTTGGGTTTATGCGATCCGGCAGGGCTGACACCTTCGTTTTTATAATAAATCTGCACCGGACAGCCCAGCAGTTTTTCGAAATTACGCGCGCGGTAAAGAGGAGAGGGGCGCCACAGCAGATACTTTTGTAAAATCTCATCGGGGATGTCAATCCAGCGCTCGGTGGAAACTTCCTGCTCGATGATGTTCATGGGAAAAATGGCGGATAAATCATCGGCCGTGACCGGTTGGCCCGTGCCGGGATGCAGCGGGGGTTTCATCGGCGTAGGCAAATCCGCCATAATGTTGTACCATTGCGTGGGTATCTCGTGATCTTCCAATATTGTTTTGACCTGTTCCATATACGCTCTCCTTTTAAAGATATTTATGCTGTGTTCCCATTTTTTTCAGCGGGGTTGTGCCCGGCAGGCTAAAAAAAATGCCATGGTTCTTTTTCTTCCCATGGCATTTCGATACGCTTGCGAGTCATGGGAAGAAACTTCCCTGCCCATGCTCGATATTAGAAGGAGCTTATGGGCAGACACTTTTTGTCTGCCACCACCATTTTTTGTTGAAAATATTTGTCGGCATTTACTTCAATCAACCCTCTGTGTGATTGGGTGATGCGTAACATAGCCGGAAAAGTATTGTCAAGGCGAAATATGAAAAATTGACCTGTTGCCGGACAAGAATGCTTCCATCAATCTCAATTACGACTGTTTCCGACGGAATATGGTGGTTTTCATAACGGGAAGTTGCCCTGTTTATCTGATATGTCATGAAAATGCTTTAATTTTAAATCGGCATTATGTATACACATCTTTCATGAATGATATCGTCTGCAAAGGTGTATTAACAACCATCCCCGGGCAAATCCCCTTCCTTTCAGGAGATGACGGAACCGGATATTTGAAAGATGAAAAAATCTGGAGCGGATACCTGCTGCACTGGAACGGGCTTAAAGTCTCCGCCCGCGCGCTTCCGCAGAAGGATTACGAAACAGGCAGAAACATCATCATTCTGTGGCCGGATGAACCTCTGCCGGAAGAACCCTTTGTCGACCTTTACTTCAATGAACGGCTTGTCAAATACCCGGTATCGTTTCTGGGACACCTGGCCGTCAATGTCCACGGCGAAATATTCAATTATTCACATCTGATTAATGAAAACGAGGTCATGAAACCCGAAGAATATTTTTACAGACCGGCGCTGGGCGAGTTCGCGCCGCATCCGAAAACCTGTCGGAACAACACGGATGATCCGGAAAAGCCTTATTACGACAAGTTCGGCAGGCTTTTCATGCGGACCATTCATGTGCTGAGAATCACCGGCCTGGACACGAAAAGGCTTTCACATTTCTTTCACAGCGAACTTGAGATTATTCACAACACGCCGCCTGATTCCGCGAAGCCCGGACATTACAGGGACTTTAATATATTGACCAACAACTGCGCTACGATCATCAGAAACGGATTCAAAAAAACAGGATTTCATAATATTCGAGGCATCTTCCCGAGGGACCTCTTTGTGAATGCTTCATATTACTTTCTGAGACAGTCGAACAATCCGATGATCAGAGCTTCCGGTCATACACGTCAC
It includes:
- a CDS encoding TrpB-like pyridoxal phosphate-dependent enzyme gives rise to the protein MEQVKTILEDHEIPTQWYNIMADLPTPMKPPLHPGTGQPVTADDLSAIFPMNIIEQEVSTERWIDIPDEILQKYLLWRPSPLYRARNFEKLLGCPVQIYYKNEGVSPAGSHKPNAAIPMAYYNKMAGTKRITTETGAGQWGSALSMACKMFDLVCRVYMVKVSYEQKPYRRMMMNTWGAECIPSPSNLTQAGRNVLAEHPDSPGSLGIAISEAIEDCVTSKDTKYALGSVLNHVLLYQSIIGLEAQKQMQKLGLYPDVVMGCCGGGSNFAGITSPFVCDKIHGKQVNVVGAEPSSCPTMTKGPFAYDFGDLAKTTPLLPMYTLGHDYVPAPIHAGGLRYHGMAPIVSHLVREKLVEPRAYDQLKTFDAGVKWARSEGFIPAPETNHVLAAVVDEALRAKEEGKEKVILFNWSGHGLVDLASYDAFLAGKLEAYELPDHEIDRALNAIKDFPKP